The genomic segment CGCCGGTGTTCATCAAGGAGACCATCGGCCGTATGCGGGCCGCCGGCGCAGCCGGGGAACTGGTTCTGCGGATGGACTCCGGGTTCTACCTGCACGACGTGGTCGCCGCCTGCCGGGCCGCCGGGGTGCGGTTCTCCATCGGCGCCCGCATGATCGGCAACCTGAAGCACGTCATCCCCGCCATCGACGAGGACGCGTGGACCCCGATCGACTACTTCCTACCCGGCGCCGCCGTCACCGAGATCGCCTGGACCCCGTTCACCCAGGACACCCGCGGCCACGACCGACCCGACCCGGCCCCGGTCCGGCTGATCGTGCGCCGCACCCCCTGCACCGACGCGTTGGCCCGCAACACCGGCCGCGCCACCCAGCAGGCACTGTTCCCCGTCTACGACTACCACCCGTTCATCACCGACCGCGACGGACCGATGCTCGACCTGGAAGCCGACCACCGCCGCCACGCCGAAGTCGAACTGGCCATCCGCGACCTCAAACACGGCATGGGCCTGGCCCACCTGCCCACCAAAAGCTTCGGCGGCAACGCCGCCTGGCTGGTCCTGAACACCATCGCCCACAACCTGACCCGCTGGACCGCCCGCCTCGGCCTCGGCCTGCCCCGCGTCACGGCGAAGACCATCCGCCGCAAGATCTACACCGTCGGCGCACGCCTCACCCGCACCGCCCGCCGCCTCCACCTGCACCTACCCCGCGCCTGGCCCTGGGCCGACACGCTCCTCAACGCCCTGCACCGCATCCGCAGCCTGCCCCCACCCGCCGGCTGACCACACCAACACCGACCACCACGACCAGGACCACGGAGCAAGCCGGGCAGACCGGCAGACCTACCCTGCCCAGCACTCCCACCCATCAGCAACAGTCAATCCCACGCACCGACACGCCCATCTCACCAACCACCGGTGGATTCAGGCTGAGCGGCGTCAGCCGGACGCCGCTCAGCCCAGGGTGAGGCGTCCCTCCTCGTCGTGGCGGATCCGCCGGCCGGTGACCGCGACGTGCAGGCCGTAGCGCAGCAGCCGGTCGATCTTCTCGGTGCGCCGCCGGTAGCCGAGGCGTTCCAGTCCGGCTCGCAGCAGCCGTTCCTCGTCCATGCTCGTCACCTCGCGCAGGACGTGGACGAGCGCGTTCGCGATCTCCTCCGGCGGCACCTCCTCGAACGCCCGGTCGGTGCTGGACTGGGTGACGCGGTACGCCTGCCATGATCGCGGATCCGTCCCCTCCGGCCAGGCGTATCGGCCCAGGGTCGGGTGGTCGTAGAGGCGGCGGGCGTCGACGAGTGCGAGCACGGCGAGCCGCCGGTCCTCGCGGGTGCGCAGAAATCCGAACCGGGCCAGGGTCAGCCGGGCCAGGCGGTGCTGCTCGATCGGCCCTTCGGCCTCGATGATCTCCCATAGGGCGTCCCGGACCAGCCGGCGTACCCGCTGGTCGGTACCGAGCTGGTCGAGGTCGCCCTGGTCGCCGAGCGGCGTCGGGACGTACGGGATGAAGGGCCGGACCTCGACGACGTCGGCAGCCGGGGCGGTGCCGGTCGGCGACGGCGCGGCGGCCAGGCCGGTGACCGGTACGGGCGCCGCAGTCTCCGGTGTGGGGAAGACGGTCTCCGGTGTGGCGTGGACGGTGTCCGGCACGACGGGCGGGTCCGGCGGCTCGGGTGCGCGGGGCGCCGGGACCTCGGGCGCGTCGCGCGGCGGCTCGGACCGCGGGGCGTCCGCCCGCTCGACGGCCTCGTCCACGCGGTCCAGCAGCGCGGCCCGGTCGTGGATCCACGCCGGCAGCCAGAACCGGACCACCTCCGGCCAGCCCATGATGGTGCGCAGCAGCGCCGGTGCGCCGTCGCGGTCGGCGACCGTCGGGCGGGCACTCCAGTCGGGGCCGTCGAGCATGACCGCGACCTGCCACCGGGGCGCGCCCGGCCGGCGTACGGCGATGTCCACTGTGAAGTCGGACAGTCCGTGGCCCGTGCGTACCTCGTGGCCGCGCTCACGCAGTGCGGCGGCCACCTCGTCCCGGACGCGGTTGCGCCGCTCGGCGTGATCGGCGGTCAGGTCACCGAGCCGATCCACGCCGGCGGCGGCCATCTCGCAGTACGCGCGCAGATGCTGGGTCCCGACCGCCGAGGTGCGGGTCAGGTCGATGTCGGACGGATCGAACGAGGAGAAGAGCACGACCTGCCGGCGGGCGCGGGTGATCGCCACGTTCAGCCGGCGCTCGCCGCCGGTCTGGCTCAGCGGCCCGAAGTTCAGCGGGAGCTGACCGTTGTCCGGGTTGGTGGAGAACGCCAGCGAGAACAGCACCACGTCCCGCTCGTCGCCCTGCACGTTCTCCAGGTTCTTCACGAAGATCGGTTCGGCGGCGTCGGCGGACAGCCGGTCCCGCACCAGCGGGTCGCCGCTGTCCTCCAGCAGGTTCAGGATCAGGTCGCGCTGCTGGATGTTGAAGGTGACCACGCCGATGGACTGGCCGGCGGTGGCCGGGGCGTGCAGGCGGCGGAGGATGTCGGCGAGAACCGCGTGGGCCTCGACCTCGTTGGTGCGGGTGCCGCCGCGGTCGTACCGGCCGTCGACCCGCTGCCAGGTGATGCCGGCGTGGCCGGCGCTGCCGGGCGACGGGAGGCTGGAGAGCTTGTTGTCGTAGTAGTAGCGGTTGGAGAAGGCGATCAGCGACTCGTCGTGGCTGCGGTAGTGCCAGGACAGCCACCGCTGCGGCAGCCCCGACTCGACCGCCTCGCTGAGGATGCTCTCCAGGTCCTCCAGCACCGGTTCCGGACTGTCGTCGACCTCGTCGGCGGCGTGGCTGGCCTGCATAAAGCTGCTCGGCGGCATCTGCCGGCTGTCGCCGACGACCACCACGGCCCGCCCCCGTCCCATCGCGCCGACCGCCTCGGCGACCCGGATCTGCGACGCCTCGTCGAAGATGACCAGGTCGAACCGCTCACCGCCGGGGGCCAGGAAGTTGGCCGCCGACGCGGGGCTGACCAGCACGCACGGGGTCAGGGCCAGCACCGCGTCCGGATAGCGTTCGAACAGCTCCCGGAAGGACCGGCCGCCGCGCTTACGGCGCAGCTCGGCGGCGAAGTCGGCGAACCGTCCCCGCCGGTCGGACGGGCTGAACGGCCGGCGGCCCACCAGCACCGAGGGCAGACGCTCCGGCAGGGCAGCGCGCAACTCCCCGGCGGCGGACTCGAACTGGGCGATCTCGTCGTCGTGCAGGTCCGGATCGAAGTACTGCAGGCCACCGGCCCGAAGCCGCTCGGCCAGGCTCGTCGCGGCGAGCCCTCGCCGGTACGCCTCCTCGGCGACCCGCCCGCCCACGTCGGCGCGCAGCAGCAGGTCACGGTATTCGGTGAGGCCGGCGGCGGCCAGCACGTCGGCGTGCCCGAGCACGGTGGCCCAGCGGCGCAGGGGGAACAGCTCCTCGGCCCGCAGCTCGTGCAGCCAGGTGCCGCCGTCGCGCTGCCAGGCGTCGCACCAGTGCCCGCCGGCCGCCCAGAGCGCCAACTCCGGCTCCGCCGAGCGCAGCACCCCGCGCCAGGCCCGCCAGCGGGAGGCGACCCGGTCCAGCAGCGTCGCGTCGGCGTCGGTGACGCCCCGCTGGAACAGCTCCCACGCCTGCGGGTGCCGGGCCAGCAGCGCCCGGCCGACGCGGGTCGCCTCCACCGCCTCGGCCAGCCGCCGTAGCGCATTCAGGTGGGTGGGCTGCCAGCCGGGCAGGTGCAGCCCGCCGAGCGCGGCAGCCTGCCGGTGCAGCGCCGCCGACTGCGCCTGGGCGGCGACGAGACGTCCCGTGCTCACCTCGACCTGCTCGACGTCGAGGCGCGCGCCCGCGACCACGTACACGGCTAGCCGGTCGGCCACCGCCTGCCGGCGCTTGCGTTTGCCGAACAGCTTCTTGGCCGCCTCCTGCGCCTCGGTGTGCCAGGCGGCCAGCTCCGGGCGGGCGTACACGTCGGGCCGGAACGTGGCCAGCTCACCGGCGAAGTTCTGGTGGAAGGCGGCCAGCTCCGCCTGGAGCCGGGCCACGGCCTCGTCCCACCGCCGGTCGCCGGCCCGCGCGGTGGTCTCCCGGTCGGGCAGCAGTCCGCGTACGGCCAACCAGGCCCCCGCCTGCACCTCGCCGACCGCCTCGGGGGTCGGGAAGGTGCGCAACAACGCGGCCAGGTGCGGCCGGGCGGCCACGTCGGCGCGGACGGCCTCCAGGTCGGCGGCGATCGCGGCCAGGGCATCGGCGTGCAGCCCGTCGAGGGTGCGGCAGCCGCTGAGCGCCCACGGGTGCTGCGGCCGGAGCCGGGCCGAGCGGGCGGCGGAGGGGAACTCCCGCAGCGTCCGCTCCACCCCGGCCCGCACCTCGTCGGAGGTGTGCGGGTAGGCCGCCGGGATCGGGGCGACCGGCCCGTCCCCGTACGCGAGGACCTGCTCGTAGGCCGACCAGAGCGACATCCCGGCGGGGTTGGGGGTGTGCACCTGCGCCGGGTAGTCGGCCAGCGGCCCGAGCCGGGTCCGATAGGCGGTCTCGACGGCGGTCCAGGTGCCGTCGCCACCGGTGTCGTACTGCTCCAGGGCGTCACGCAGCTGCTGGCGGATCGCGTTGAGCGACTGCTTGCGCCCGTGCAGGTCCAGCGCGAACGGACCGAGCCCGACCTGCTTGAGCCGGCGCTTGACCACCTCCAGCGCGGCCTGCTTCTCGGCGACGAACAACACGGACCGGCCGGCGGCGACAGCCCGGGCGATCATGTTGGTGATGGTCTGCGACTTGCCGGTGCCGGGCGGCCCTTCGAGCACGAACGACTGGCCGCGCTCGGCCATTACGATGGCCTGCATCTGCGAGCCGTCGGCCGGAATGGGCAGGTGCAGCTCCGCCTCGTCGACCATCACCTCGACCTCGGGCTCCGGCCGCGCCGGGTCGTCGAAGGTTGCGCCCGAGGACTCGACCAGGTGCCGCACCACCCGGTTCTCCAGGAACCGGGGCCAGTGCTCGCCGAGGTCGCGCCACATCTGGAAGGTCGAGAACTGGAGCAGCCGCAGGCTGGCGGTCTCGTCGATGCGGTAGTTCAACCGGTTGTCGACCAGCCCGGCGTTGATCGCCGCGAGCGTCTTCGCCACGTCGATGCCGCGCTCGTCGCGGGCCGGCGTCTCCAGCTCCGGGATGCGCACGCCGTGCTTCACCCGCAACCACTCGACCAGGCAGTGGTTGGGACTGGCGACCTCCGCGCCGTCGATGACCATCGCGTACGGCCGGCGGCCGGTGCCGCCCTCGATGCGCACCGGGAGCAGGAACAGCGGCGCGTACGCCTCTCCCCCGGTCGCCCGGGGATGCACCAGCGTGCCGATGGTCAGGTATAGGTAGTTGCTGCCGGTCTCCTGTTCCATCGTGCGCGCCTCGCGCTGCAGCGCCCGCATGACGGTCTTGTAGCGCGTCTCGGTGACCGCGCCGTAGACCCGCCGGTCGGTGCGCAGCTCCCGGGTCAGGATGTCGGCGTCGAGGTCCTGGGCCCGCCGGGCACCGGCCAGTTCGTGCACGCCGCTGATGTCGTCCTGCGGGATGACCTGCACCTGGCGGCCGTCGTGGATAAGGTCGTCGAGCAGGGCCAGCGCCCCGGCCGGCACGTGCAGGTCCAGCCCCCGGCCGCGTTTCGGCAGGTTCAGCAGCGGGTTGCGCAGGCTCAGGTCAAGCAGCGACTTGCGCCACTGCTGGATGCGGGCCGGTGAACCGTCGGAGGACTGCCGCAGTTCGCCACCTTCGTCGGCGAGCCGGCGCAGCGTCGCCGCCGCGACACCGTCCGGCAGGTCCAGCGACACCGCGGCGTTCGTACCGGCGGCCGGGGCGGCGCCGGACGGCGCGGTCAGCTCGTCGGCCGACGGGAGCGGCCGGATCCCGGAACGGTGCGCCAAGTGCACGTCGACCACGCCGCGCAGCCGGTGGGTCTCGCCGCGGAAGTGCCCGAGCGCGACGCGCGCCGCCTCGGTGAACGTCGCCGACTGCTCGCCCGGCCCGATGCGGGTCAGCTCCACCGGCACCGCCCGGCCGGAGTCGACGAGCGACACCAGCAGGTTCGCCTCGGCCACCGCGGCGGCGCCGAGCCGCTCCTCGGCCAGCAGGAAACCACCGAACGCGTGCCCCTCGCTGACGAAGATCAGCGGGTGCAGCCCGGCCGCCTCGAGGCACGCCGCGTACGTGACCGACAGGTCGAGGCAGTTGCCGAGCCGCCCGTCCAGCACCGCCGCCGTCGTGCGTACCTTCTGGCCGGTGTGCTCGAACGACGCGGGCAACGTCTGGTAATGGATCTCGAGTTGGCGCAGCGCCTCGTAGACCGCAGCGGCGATCACCGCGGCCCGCTCGGATCCGTCCTGGTAGCCCTGCAACGACCCGGAGCCGGTCCGCGTCACCAGGATGTCCGCCGCCGAGCGCAGCACCGCCTCAACGGCGCGGGTGTTCGGCTGCACGAACGCGGCCAGGCTGTCGTAGAGGGCGGGGCTGTTGAACCATTCGTTGTGCGCCAGCACCAGCGACGGAGCGACCAGGGTCAGCGGGGTGTCACCGGCCTGCACGGTGAGCCGGTAGTCGACGGGGAACGCCTCGTCGGTGCGGTGCAGCAGCGCGCGGTCCGGGGTGACGTCGCGGAAATCGTCCCAGCCGGTACTCTGCCCCGGCCGCAGCGAACCGGTGAGCGTGCGGGTCCACGGCGGCGTCAGGGCGGCACCGTCGGGGCCGACCAGCTCCAGCGTCACCGTCACGTCGGCCAGCGGCTGGGCGCCCCGGTTGGCCAGGGTCAGGTGCCGGACCAGCGGCACCCGGTTGTGCACCAGGGCGGCATTGATCGCCGGCTGCACGAGCAACGCGACGGCGAGCCGGTCGTCGTCGGCGGTGAACTGCGCGAAGACGCTGTCGGACATGGGTGTCACTCCAGGTGGCGCGGCCGGGAAGCGCCAGCCTAACGGTCGGCCGGTCGGCCGCGGCTCTCCGGCCGACCGTTCAACGTGCTGCGCCGGGTTGGCTAGCCTCGTCGCGCACGCCGCACTGCAGCCAGACGCGCACACTCTCGGTCACCTCTGCCCTCCCGCCGAGCGCATCACGAAGCTCGGCGGCGAAGCGCTCGCGTTGCTGTTCAGTCGGTAGATGTTCGGCCGACATGGCGGAGAAGACGCCGCCGACCATGTCGTCGACAGCGAGCGGCGCCTCGTACCGCACCGACGTCTCCTCGTACCGATAACCGGCCCGCACGAGCGCCTCCCGGTTGCGCCGACGCCCGTCCTCGTCGGTCTGGCATCTTCCGGTCACCGGGTGACCGAGCATCCGTTCCAGGCATCCGCGCAGCGCACGCGACCATTCGGTGTCCTGCGTCCACAGGGGTTCGCCGTTGGTGACGACGGCGACCCCACCTCCCGGGCGCAACAACGGCCGGGTCGCCTCGAACAGGGTGTCCCGGTCCATGAAGTGGATAGCGACGGCAACGGTCAGCGCACCGACACTCCCCTCGCCGAGCAGCCGGGACAACGCGGGCACGTCACTGTCGCTGCCGAGTACCCACGTGGCGTTGGCCATGCCCTGGTCGAGGGCGGTACGCCGGGCGATGGCCAGCATGTCCGGCTCCGGATCCACGCTGATAACCCTGTCCACCCGGTCGGCGAGCGGAAGGCTCAACTGACCGGTACCGCAACCGAGGTCGACCACCGTGTCGTCGCCGCCGAGACGGAAGGCTGCCGCCAGCGCGTCGACCACCTCGGGCGGATAACCGCGCCGATGCCGTGCGTAGTACGTCGCCACCTCACCGCCGAAGCCCGTTGCCATGCCGGCAGCCTGC from the Micromonospora sp. WMMA1947 genome contains:
- a CDS encoding DUF4011 domain-containing protein — protein: MSDSVFAQFTADDDRLAVALLVQPAINAALVHNRVPLVRHLTLANRGAQPLADVTVTLELVGPDGAALTPPWTRTLTGSLRPGQSTGWDDFRDVTPDRALLHRTDEAFPVDYRLTVQAGDTPLTLVAPSLVLAHNEWFNSPALYDSLAAFVQPNTRAVEAVLRSAADILVTRTGSGSLQGYQDGSERAAVIAAAVYEALRQLEIHYQTLPASFEHTGQKVRTTAAVLDGRLGNCLDLSVTYAACLEAAGLHPLIFVSEGHAFGGFLLAEERLGAAAVAEANLLVSLVDSGRAVPVELTRIGPGEQSATFTEAARVALGHFRGETHRLRGVVDVHLAHRSGIRPLPSADELTAPSGAAPAAGTNAAVSLDLPDGVAAATLRRLADEGGELRQSSDGSPARIQQWRKSLLDLSLRNPLLNLPKRGRGLDLHVPAGALALLDDLIHDGRQVQVIPQDDISGVHELAGARRAQDLDADILTRELRTDRRVYGAVTETRYKTVMRALQREARTMEQETGSNYLYLTIGTLVHPRATGGEAYAPLFLLPVRIEGGTGRRPYAMVIDGAEVASPNHCLVEWLRVKHGVRIPELETPARDERGIDVAKTLAAINAGLVDNRLNYRIDETASLRLLQFSTFQMWRDLGEHWPRFLENRVVRHLVESSGATFDDPARPEPEVEVMVDEAELHLPIPADGSQMQAIVMAERGQSFVLEGPPGTGKSQTITNMIARAVAAGRSVLFVAEKQAALEVVKRRLKQVGLGPFALDLHGRKQSLNAIRQQLRDALEQYDTGGDGTWTAVETAYRTRLGPLADYPAQVHTPNPAGMSLWSAYEQVLAYGDGPVAPIPAAYPHTSDEVRAGVERTLREFPSAARSARLRPQHPWALSGCRTLDGLHADALAAIAADLEAVRADVAARPHLAALLRTFPTPEAVGEVQAGAWLAVRGLLPDRETTARAGDRRWDEAVARLQAELAAFHQNFAGELATFRPDVYARPELAAWHTEAQEAAKKLFGKRKRRQAVADRLAVYVVAGARLDVEQVEVSTGRLVAAQAQSAALHRQAAALGGLHLPGWQPTHLNALRRLAEAVEATRVGRALLARHPQAWELFQRGVTDADATLLDRVASRWRAWRGVLRSAEPELALWAAGGHWCDAWQRDGGTWLHELRAEELFPLRRWATVLGHADVLAAAGLTEYRDLLLRADVGGRVAEEAYRRGLAATSLAERLRAGGLQYFDPDLHDDEIAQFESAAGELRAALPERLPSVLVGRRPFSPSDRRGRFADFAAELRRKRGGRSFRELFERYPDAVLALTPCVLVSPASAANFLAPGGERFDLVIFDEASQIRVAEAVGAMGRGRAVVVVGDSRQMPPSSFMQASHAADEVDDSPEPVLEDLESILSEAVESGLPQRWLSWHYRSHDESLIAFSNRYYYDNKLSSLPSPGSAGHAGITWQRVDGRYDRGGTRTNEVEAHAVLADILRRLHAPATAGQSIGVVTFNIQQRDLILNLLEDSGDPLVRDRLSADAAEPIFVKNLENVQGDERDVVLFSLAFSTNPDNGQLPLNFGPLSQTGGERRLNVAITRARRQVVLFSSFDPSDIDLTRTSAVGTQHLRAYCEMAAAGVDRLGDLTADHAERRNRVRDEVAAALRERGHEVRTGHGLSDFTVDIAVRRPGAPRWQVAVMLDGPDWSARPTVADRDGAPALLRTIMGWPEVVRFWLPAWIHDRAALLDRVDEAVERADAPRSEPPRDAPEVPAPRAPEPPDPPVVPDTVHATPETVFPTPETAAPVPVTGLAAAPSPTGTAPAADVVEVRPFIPYVPTPLGDQGDLDQLGTDQRVRRLVRDALWEIIEAEGPIEQHRLARLTLARFGFLRTREDRRLAVLALVDARRLYDHPTLGRYAWPEGTDPRSWQAYRVTQSSTDRAFEEVPPEEIANALVHVLREVTSMDEERLLRAGLERLGYRRRTEKIDRLLRYGLHVAVTGRRIRHDEEGRLTLG
- a CDS encoding IS1380 family transposase — translated: MSASHSLDRLVVSADDGNAVSDAGLLVAASLGQRLGLPGLLREHVTVPGSLGAHPDDKCLTVIHSLLAGGDCIDDVAALRAGSTQAVLGHRVAAPSTVGSFLRAFGFNHARQLDVVARRLLARAVTVGASPGLTESVTVDIDSTLCETFGLGKAGAREVMRTGRRGYHPLLAVIAGTGDVAHARLRRGRSNDATAAPVFIKETIGRMRAAGAAGELVLRMDSGFYLHDVVAACRAAGVRFSIGARMIGNLKHVIPAIDEDAWTPIDYFLPGAAVTEIAWTPFTQDTRGHDRPDPAPVRLIVRRTPCTDALARNTGRATQQALFPVYDYHPFITDRDGPMLDLEADHRRHAEVELAIRDLKHGMGLAHLPTKSFGGNAAWLVLNTIAHNLTRWTARLGLGLPRVTAKTIRRKIYTVGARLTRTARRLHLHLPRAWPWADTLLNALHRIRSLPPPAG
- a CDS encoding class I SAM-dependent methyltransferase, giving the protein MATGFGGEVATYYARHRRGYPPEVVDALAAAFRLGGDDTVVDLGCGTGQLSLPLADRVDRVISVDPEPDMLAIARRTALDQGMANATWVLGSDSDVPALSRLLGEGSVGALTVAVAIHFMDRDTLFEATRPLLRPGGGVAVVTNGEPLWTQDTEWSRALRGCLERMLGHPVTGRCQTDEDGRRRNREALVRAGYRYEETSVRYEAPLAVDDMVGGVFSAMSAEHLPTEQQRERFAAELRDALGGRAEVTESVRVWLQCGVRDEASQPGAAR